In Arachis hypogaea cultivar Tifrunner chromosome 2, arahy.Tifrunner.gnm2.J5K5, whole genome shotgun sequence, a genomic segment contains:
- the LOC140179744 gene encoding mediator of RNA polymerase II transcription subunit 33A-like yields MLPLPLAVFVSLTITYKLERDAERFLNLAGPALESLAASCPWSCMPIVGSLWTQKAKRWTDFLIFSVSRTVFLHNTDAVVQLLKRCFTATLGMNSYPLSSNGGVGALLGHGFKSHLCGGICPVAPGILYLRVYRSVRDAVFLTEEILSILMHSVREIVSSGLPREKLEKLKVTKGGTKYGQVSLAASMTQVKLAASLAAALVWLSGGLMLVQLLMKETLLSWFISVHQSQMEEKSDGMVAMLGGYALAYFAVLCGAFSWGVDSSSSASKQRSHISGIHMEFLPSAIDGKISLGCDSATWRAYVSGFVIQLLGAVGEED; encoded by the coding sequence ATGCTTCCATTGCCCTTGGCTGTCTTTGTGAGCCTTACTATTACCTACAAACTAGAAAGAGATGCGGAACGTTTTCTTAATTTAGCTGGCCCAGCACTCGAGTCCCTTGCTGCAAGTTGTCCATGGTCTTGCATGCCAATTGTGGGTTCCTTGTGGACACAAAAGGCAAAACGTTGGACTGACTTCCTTATCTTCTCAGTATCAAGAACTGTTTTCCTCCACAACACTGACGCAGTTGTCCAACTCCTTAAACGCTGCTTCACAGCTACCCTTGGTATGAACAGCTATCCTTTATCATCCAATGGTGGTGTTGGAGCTCTCCTTGGCCATGGATTTAAATCCCATTTATGTGGAGGGATTTGCCCTGTAGCTCCCGGAATTCTCTATCTACGTGTCTATCGATCAGTTAGAGATGCCGTGTTCCTGACTGAAGAGATTCTCTCAATCTTGATGCACTCGGTGAGGGAAATTGTATCCAGTGGCCTTCCAAGGGAAAAATTGGAAAAGTTGAAAGTAACCAAAGGTGGCACAAAATATGGACAGGTTTCACTTGCTGCATCAATGACCCAGGTGAAGCTTGCAGCTTCCCTAGCAGCTGCTCTAGTGTGGTTATCAGGAGGGTTAATGCTGGTTCAACTACTAATGAAAGAAACTCTTCTTTCATGGTTTATATCTGTTCACCAATCTCAGATGGAAGAGAAATCAGATGGAATGGTTGCAATGCTTGGTGGATATGCACTTGCATACTTTGCAGTACTTTGCGGGGCTTTTTCCTGGGGGGTTGATTCATCTTCATCTGCTTCAAAGCAACGTTCACACATATCAGGCATCCACATGGAGTTTCTGCCAAGTGCAATTGATGGTAAGATATCGCTCGGGTGTGATTCAGCTACTTGGCGAGCTTATGTGTCTGGGTTTGTGATTCAGCTACTGGGAGCTGTTGGAGAAGAAGATTAG
- the LOC140177203 gene encoding uncharacterized protein: protein MSLNAFATLCELLQVHGGLDEDGHVGIGEQVATFLIILAHHTKNRSLQVRFYRSGETISRYFHKADPVLEDCVDPRWKWFKIGRGCLGALDGTYIEVTIPKSDKFRYRTRKSRISTNVLGVCNRNMNFVYVLSGWEGSTSDTRILKDAISRRNGLKIPVGCYYLVDAGYTNGRGFLSPYRNVRYHVNEWVQGHRAPQNRLKLFNKKHSLART from the exons ATGAGTTTAAATGCATTTGCAACTTTATGTGAATTGCTACAAGTTCATGGTGGATTAGACGAAGACGGTCATGTTGGCATAGGCGAGCAAGTAGCTACTTTCTTAATCATATTAGCTCACCATACCAAAAATCGCAGCTTACAAGTTAGGTTCTATAGGTCTGGTGAAACTATTAGTAGGTATTTTCACAAG GCAGACCCTGTACTGGAAGATTGTGTAGATCCAAGATGGAAATGGTTCAAGATAGGTCGT GGTTGTCTAGGAGCGTTAGATGGAACTTACATAGAAGTCACAATCCCGAAGAGTGACAAATTTAGATATCGGACGAGAAAATCTAGAATATCCACCAATGTCTTAGGGGTTTGCAATCGGAACATGAATTTTGTCTATGTCCTTAGCGGTTGGGAAGGATCGACATCTGATACAAGGATACTTAAGGATGCTATTAGTCGACGTAATGGCTTGAAAATACCTGTTG GGTGTTATTACTTAGTGGATGCTGGCTATACTAATGGGAGAGGATTTTTATCTCCTTATAGAAATGTCCGCTATCATGTGAATGAGTGGGTTCAAGGTCATCGGGCACCACAAAATCGTCTAAAGTTATTTAATAAGAAACACTCTTTGGCTAGAACATGA